A window of the Brassica napus cultivar Da-Ae chromosome A2, Da-Ae, whole genome shotgun sequence genome harbors these coding sequences:
- the LOC106399921 gene encoding uncharacterized protein LOC106399921 translates to MNPSTSPGVKRRRGLSTPSLCCGGSTAAEFCGGTTADFAALCCCGPCSVVSLVVLAVYKIPRGLFRRVRGRRGLAKRGNGDSKLSKVGSSKFAVHPVESREEEDLDKLAMELKEEEEGEDEEVVALEKEMWSRFYSGGFWRSLSQVETASSPKTD, encoded by the coding sequence ATGAATCCGTCGACTTCTCCCGGCGTGAAACGCCGTCGAGGACTCTCGACGCCGTCGCTGTGCTGCGGAGGATCCACGGCGGCTGAGTTTTGCGGTGGCACGACGGCGGATTTCGCCGCCTTATGTTGCTGCGGTCCTTGCAGCGTCGTCAGCCTCGTCGTCCTCGCCGTATACAAGATCCCTCGCGGACTCTTCCGCCGTGTGCGGGGGAGACGAGGGCTGGCGAAGAGAGGAAACGGAGATTCAAAGCTGAGCAAAGTCGGGAGCTCGAAGTTCGCCGTTCATCCGGTAGAGAGCAGAGAGGAGGAAGATCTCGATAAGCTAGCGATGGAGCtgaaggaggaagaagaaggagaagacgaGGAGGTGGTTGCGTTAGAGAAGGAGATGTGGAGCAGATTCTACAGTGGTGGTTTCTGGCGAAGCCTTTCGCAAGTTGAAACGGCGTCGTCTCCCAAAACCGATTAG
- the LOC125581488 gene encoding ribosome biogenesis protein NSA2 homolog produces the protein MPQGDYIELHQKRHGRRLDYEERKRKKEARAVHKRSKQAQNSIGIKGKMIAKKNYAEKAQMKKTLKMHEESSSRRKADEDVQEGAVPAYLLDRENTSRAKVLSNTIKQKRKEKAGKWEVPLPKVRPVAEDEMFRVIRSGKRKTKQWKRMVTKATFVGPGFTRKPPKYERFIRPSGLRFTKAHVTHPELRCTFCLEIIGIKKNPNGPMYTSLGVMTRGTIIEVNVSELGLVTPAGKVVWGKYAQVTNNPENDGCINAVLLV, from the exons ATG CCGCAGGGAGATTACATCGAGCTGCACCAGAAGAGGCATGGACGCCGCCTCGATTACGAAGAGCGCAAGCGCAAGAAGGAGGCGCGTGCAGTTCACAAGCGCTCCAAACAAGCTCAAAAC TCTATAGGTATAAAGGGTAAGATGATTGCTAAGAAGAACTACGCTGAGAAAGCTCAAATGAAGAAAAC ATTGAAGATGCATGAGGAGAGTTCATCAAGGCGTAAAGCTGATGAGGATGTTCAGGAAGGAGCTGTTCCTGCTTATCTTCTTGATCGTGAGAACACCTCTCGTGCCAAG GTTCTTAGCAATACTATTAaacagaagaggaaggagaaagCTGGGAAGTGGGAGGTTCCTCTGCCAAAG GTTCGTCCTGTGGCTGAAGATGAGATGTTCAGAGTGATCAGATCCGGGAAGAGGAAAA CAAAACAGTGGAAGAGGATGGTTACGAAAGCTACATTTGTTGGACCTGGTTTCACAAGGAAGCCGCCAAAGTACGAGAGATTCATCCGCCCTTCTGGACTGCGTTTCACCAAGGCTCACGTCACTCACCCTGAGCTAAGATGCACTTTCTGCCTCGAGATCATTGGGATCAAGAAGAATCCCAACGGTCCTATGTATACGTCCCTTGGTGTCATGACCAGAGGAACAATCATTGAG GTTAATGTGAGTGAGCTTGGTCTTGTTACACCAGCTGGAAAAGTTGTCTGGG GGAAGTACGCTCAGGTGACAAACAATCCAGAGAATGACGGATGTATAAACGCTGTTCTGCTTGTGTAA
- the LOC106379243 gene encoding protein GL2-INTERACTING REPRESSOR 1-like, whose amino-acid sequence MSRRSPKLELKLNLSPSTSSRRRMVRSPSRSATTSPTSPQSSCVSTEMNQDESSLRYSTSPEATSMVLVGCPRCLMYVMLSQDDPKCPKCKSTVLLDFNHENASNANAPADASSGRKTRRN is encoded by the coding sequence ATGAGTCGAAGAAGTCCAAAGCTAGAGCTGAAACTGAATCTCTCACCGTCTACGTCAAGCCGTAGGAGGATGGTTCGGTCTCCAAGCCGCTCAGCGACCACTTCACCAACCTCACCCCAAAGCTCGTGCGTCTCTACGGAGATGAACCAGGACGAGTCGTCTTTGAGATACTCGACAAGTCCAGAGGCAACCTCGATGGTTCTTGTCGGGTGTCCTCGTTGTCTCATGTACGTTATGCTCTCACAAGACGACCCTAAATGCCCTAAATGCAAAAGCACCGTTCTTCTTGATTTCAACCATGAAAACGCTTCAAACGCAAACGCTCCAGCCGATGCTTCCTCGGGTCGCAAGACTCGGAggaactga
- the LOC106422791 gene encoding cytokinin riboside 5'-monophosphate phosphoribohydrolase LOG7, producing MEETKSRFNRICVFCGSSSGKKPSYQEAAIELGNELVERRIDLVYGGGSVGLMGLVSQAVHHGGRHVLGVIPKTLMPREITGETIGEVKAVADMHQRKAEMARQADAFIALPGGYGTLEELLEVITWAQLGIHRKPVGLLNVDGYYNSLLTFIDKAVDEGFISPMARRIIVSAPNAKELVRQLEEYEPEFDEITSKLVWDEVDRLSYVPGSEVTT from the exons atggaAGAGACAAAATCAAGATTCAATAGGATCTGTGTCTTCTGTGGAAGCAGTTCCGGCAAAAAACCTTCTTACCAAGAAGCTGCCATTGAATTGGGTAACGAGCTG GTGGAAAGAAGGATTGATTTGGTATATGGAGGTGGCAGCGTGGGGCTTATGGGTCTCGTCTCTCAGGCTGTTCATCATGGTGGTCGGCATGTTCTAGg GGTCATCCCAAAAACCTTGATGCCAAGAGAG ATAACCGGTGAGACCATCGGGGAAGTGAAAGCCGTCGCTGATATGCATCAAAGGAAAGCTGAAATGGCTCGACAAGCCGACGCCTTCATTGCTCTTCCTG GTGGATATGGTACGTTGGAAGAATTGCTGGAAGTCATTACATGGGCTCAACTCGGAATCCACCGTAAGCCG GTGGGTCTTCTTAACGTGGATGGTTACTACAACTCGCTGTTAACGTTTATCGACAAGGCCGTGGACGAAGGATTTATATCCCCAATGGCTCGTAGAATCATCGTCTCTGCACCAAACGCTAAAGAGTTGGTTCGACAACTCGAG GAATATGAACCTGAGTTCGATGAGATAACGTCAAAATTGGTTTGGGATGAAGTGGACCGGCTCAGTTATGTACCGGGTTCGGAGGTTACTACGTGA